The sequence CCAGGCCCAGAACTTGTCCAGCGTGAGCAGACCCGGCTTAAAACAGAGTGACGACTCACGATTGAACGGCGACGCCAGGCGCTCTATGCCTCTGAGATCAGTGTCGTCGAAGGCCTCGGGTGGTCGCTCTGACTCGCCCCCTGGAAGCGTGGTGCCGGCACAGGCCCCGAGACCCGCTCCCAGGAGAGCTGACATCGCCAGGCTGCCCAGGATACCAAAGATCAGGAGAGATGAGAGCTGCGGCCGGCGGGAGGACAAGGTCCCCACGGGCGGGCAGCATGTCGACATCCCCAGCTCCTGCATCAGCCGGCTCACGGGCCGGGAGGGCCCCGGGCAGCCCAGCTGCGGTGCCCGGGTGGAGGGCGAGCCCAGCAGCAGGGGCACGCAGGAGCCCAGCACACCTTCCGGGGGTGGCCCCCAGCCCCCCGCTCTGCCTGGCCCCTCCAGGGGGAAGGGTGTCGGCTCGACCTTTGAGAGCTTCAGGATCAATATTCCTGGGAACACAGCCCACTCCAGCAGACTCCCCAGCCCTGGCTTCTGTAACACCTTCCGGCCTGTGGATAGCAAGGCGCAGAGGAGAGAGAGCCCCTCGCCCCTCTTCGCCGTCAGGAAGACGAAGCAGCTCAAGAGCGAGATCTACGATCCTTTCAACCCCACGGGCTCCGACTCCAGCTCCGCCGGCAGCAGCCCCGAGCgcctgggctccagcctccttccctctgaGATCACCCGGACCATTTCGGTGGACAGTCCGAGGGCCCCAGCTCGGCTGCCCGTGCGTTGCGTCACCTCCTACACAGTGCAGACTGGCTTTGGGAAGGAGCCCCAGCCCCCCCAGGGGCCCTCTGGGCAGCCTGAGCTCCAGGACAAGGAGGAGCCCACTGAGGGCCAAGGCGCTGCCACACAGGTGCAGGGGGCGTCCCCGCCCGAGCCCTGGGGGGACGAGGACCGGCCACCCCGCAGCTCCTTCTTTGGCTCTGAGGGGCGGACAGTGACCTGTGTGACTGTGGCGGAGCCGGACGTGCCACCCAGCCCCAACGCCTTGCACACAACCACCCACAGGGTCGTGGAGCTGCGGTCCCCCACCCGCTCCCGCTCCACGTCCAGCTCCCGCAGCAGGAAGAAAACCCAGAGGCAGCAGGCCGCCAGCAGGGAGCATGGGAGGGCCCGCTCCGGTTCCCGTTCGTCCCACTCTGGGGACAGGAGCTCTCGGTCGGCATCGCCACCAGCGGGTGAGGACCCGGCTAAGAGGCACCGACCCAAGGTCCGGAGCCGGAGGTCTTCCAGTGACCGCTCCAGCAGCCATGAGCGAGCCAAGCGGAAGAAGGCCAAGGACAAGAGccgagagaggaggaggggcaccTGGGGCCGAGGCCGGCGCAGGTCCCGCTCCGGCAGCCCCGGCAGCTCCTCCTACGAGCACCGCgaaggcaggaggaagaagaggcGGAGGTCCGGGTCCAGGTCTCGGGGGAGGGAGTGCTCGCCCCCCAGCAGCCTGGAGAGGTCCCGTAGGCCCAGGCACCCCAGGGAAAGGAGGGACCGGCCCCGAGAGAGGCGTGGCTCCCGGGAGAGGAGGAAGCGCAGGTCCAGGTCACCGAGCCTGGAGCACAGGTCCCGGGAGCACCGGCGGCCTCGTTCCCGTGAGAAgcgcccacggccccgcccccgctccccgGAGAGGAAGCTGGCCCCGAAAGAGGCTTCTCCGGTGCCCCCTGTCCCAGAGGAGCCCAGGCCAGACAGGGAGCACTTGGCCAGGCCCCCGGCCTCAGCAGGAGCAGACGCCTTGCCGGAGGGGGTCGAGACGGACAAGGGCCCCCCAAAGGCCGCCCCAGTCCCAGAGGCGCTAGCCGAGTGTCCACTCGAGGACCTGGATTACGGCGACTCTGTCGAGGCGGGCCACCTCTTTGAGGACTTTTCAAGTGAAGCCATCTTCATGCAGCTTGATGACATGAGCTCTCCGCCCTCCCCTGAGAGCACGGACTCCTCCCCAGAGCGAGGCCTCCTGCCCAAGCCTGCTGTGCCTCCAACCAGCCAGCAGCATGACGCCAGCCTGGCCATGGCCACGGCCGCCATCAGGAGGGAGGTGTCGCTGATCCACAGTGAAGATGCCACACAGCTCCTGCCCCAGACAGAAGGCCCCCAAGAGAAGCACTTGCTCCCGCAGGACATGGCTGAGGCCACCACAGTGCCCAGCACCCTGGGTGGCCAGGCCGTGGGTGGGGCACCCGTGGTGAAGGAGGAAGGTCCTTCTCAGAACCCCTTGCTACGGGCTAAGGCTCTGGTGAAGAGAGTCACCTGGAACCTCCAGGAGGCAGAGAGCAGTGCCCCAGCCGAGGACAGAGGCCTGCGTGAGTAGGCACTtcccggggtggggggttggCGTGTGGTCTTCTCCGTGGGTGGCTCACGGGCCTCCTTCACACAGAGGGATGGCTGCGGCCTGACCAGTGGTCCTTGCTGCTGGGATGCTTTTCTGGAACTTTCTAGCCAGGAAGCAGCCTTCTGGCCTGGGGTGGCCACAGAACACTCACCCCTGCTGTTTTGGCCCTCAGGGATGCCGCTCCACAGACCACAGAAGCCCCGGGAAGGGGTCCGGGAAACCGAGGACGTGGGCCCCATGGCTGCGTTCCAGCAGGCACCTTTCTCTGAGTCCCTTCCCCCTGGTTACGTGCTTCCGGACTCTGGCTTTCCCGATGCCAACCCCTCTCAGGTGGGCGCCTAGACTGGAGGGACGTGGCCTCGTGCCCAGGCCATGCTGGCTGGGCCAGGTCGGGGCTGAAGACCTCATAGTGCCACCCCCTTTCTGCCATGGCTCTGACTGGGGAGTAGGGTGGTGAGCGCGGTGCCGGGAGCTCTACAGAGGCTGAGTGGGATTTGTTCTTGCCCAGGTATATGGCCCTAACCTGCCTCCcgccctggctctgcctctgagcATCCCGCCCTACGCACCAGTCAGCCAGCCCACGGTCCAGTTCATCCTGCAGGGGAGCCTTCCCCTGGAGGGCTGTGGGgtggcccagagcccagcccctgTACCCGCCATCCTGACCACAGCCTCAGAGCCACCTGGCCACGCGGccgccactgccaccaccactgccaACAACTCTGAGGAGAGGACAGCTGCTCCCAGGCCAGCCTCAGAGAAGGCCAAGAATGAGGAGGTGAgtcctgcccccctccctccagGGGCAGGATGATGGGAAGCCTTGTGCCTCTGGCCAGAGGGCCCTCTAGGCCTCTGGGTGGGTGTCACATGCATGTTCTCACTCCCAGTACATGAAGAAGCTGCACGTGCAGGAACGGGCCGTGGAGGAGGTGAAGCTGGCCATCAAACCCTTCTACCAGAAGAGGGAGGTGACAAAGGACGAGTACAAGGACATCCTTCGCAAGGCCGTGCAGAAGGTGGGCTTGGCAGTCGCCACCTGGGGGGCCGAGACCCTGCCTGCTGACACTCTCGGGGGTCCGTGAGCATGGAGAAGGGTGCCCCAGGCCAGCCCGTCTCCCTGTAGCCGCACCACATAGGTGGTCATGGGGGCTCACGGCAGTGGCCTCATGACTTGTTAAATAGACCGAGTAGCATGAGGTGTGGGAAAGCAAGACTCCGAGAGATGACCCGTTCTCCAGCCCAGGGTGGGGTTCGTGGTCATGATGTGCTGGCCCGGCTCTATGGAACCCTCAGGCTGCCCATTGTCCCTCACGTGGTCCCCAGGGCCCAGTCACTGTGGTCACTGAACATGTGGGGTGTGAAAGGACATCTGTGTAACTGGCCCCCCCCCCCAGATCTGCCATAGCAAGAGCGGGGAGATCAACCCGGTGAAGGTGGGCAACCTGGTGAAGGCCTACGTGGACAAGTACCGGCGCATGCGCAGACACCGGAGGGCCGAGGCCAGCGAGGAGCCGCCTGCCCCGGGCCCCGAGGGCTAAGGCCTGCCCAGCGCCGTCCTGGCTGGAGTGGAGGAAGCAGAAAATTCTGGGGACACCCAGAACTGTTTTCAGGGTTCCTGTGATCACACGTGGTCTGTGCACCTGTCCTGTTCACAGTTTAAAACTAGACTTTTTTTATTTGTACATTATAGATACACACTGTTCCCACTGTGTTCTAATTTATCAAAAATGGATTATCTTTAGAGATGTCTCAGTTGGCTCAGTACTTGAAAGGTGAACTTTGTGACCAAGGAAGGTCCTGGGCCAGAGGTGTGGGGAGGTTTCCTCGACCCCCTCACAGGCAGCCTCCCCCAGGCAAGCCATCTGTGCTCCTGGCCCTTGTCCAGGGAGCCCTTATACCATCTCTGTTATGCTCTGTAAAGAGTTGCTGAAGCCTATACTCAGCTCCACTGAGGCAGAGTGGTGTTGGCAGATTTCAAAGGCCAGGGACAGCCCCTAGGTGCAGCACAGAGGCCCTGCTCCCGACGGAGGGGCCCCAGTTGCCACCTGGCAGGGAGAGCAGAGTGTCTGTGTCCTGAGGGACAGTTGGGATCTTTGCGTAGTTTGTTGGCTCTAAAGTGGGGCCTGCGTTTCTTCACTGTGAAAAGAGTGGGGTGCTCCCTCCTTGGGCCCCCAGGAAGTGGGGTGAGCTTGAGTCCACGGTGCCTTTGCTGAGCCCCAGCCCCAAGCCCACCTCTGGTCAGGACACAATGCTGGCTCTTGGGTTTCTACTGGACCCCGAAGGGGCCGGGGTCCGCCCTAGGCGGGCTGCCCCACTCCATCAGGAAGTGCTCCAGGAAGTGCTCTAGGTCGTCATAGAGGCTGTCAGAACTGGACAGGCAGAGGCCGAGGCTGCCGCTGTCCAGGGAGGACACGCCTTCACGCTGCACGCCCTCCAGGTATGCCCGGCACAGCCATGGCTCCAGCTGTGGGGAGGGCGCtgtcaggcccggtggggctgtGTGCAGCCCCACCCTGGGGACCCCTGCACCTCACCTTCACGAGGACCAGGTTCTTCTCCTTGGGCCTCACCACCGACAGGTCCTGGCCAAAGCCCAGGTAGATCGTGTAGTGTGGGGAGCCTTGGCGCCGGCGGGCACGGAACTCCCCCAGCTCTGCAGGACAGGACCGGGCTCTGGtgagcagggggcaggggggcaggctGGGAGGACCTCAGCCCCAGGGCAGGTGCTTCACTGACCTTGAAAGAAGGTGCCGAAGTCAAAGATGGGGGTGTTGCAGTCTCGGGGCAGCAGgcgggctggggtggaggggctggcAGAGCCCAGGGGCCCACCCACTTCCCAGTAGACCTTGCATTTCCCCTGGCGCCGGGCCCACAGCCACGGCCCCCGGAGCTCCAGCTGCAGGCCAGGGGCCACGTGCTGCAGCAGCTTCTCTGTGTAGTGCAGCTGCTTCTGGTCGGGCAACtcagcagggctggggaaggCCACACGCTGGGGCTCTGCAGCCTCAGCAGCCAGGCTGGGGGAGCCATACAGGAGCACACAGCCTGGGCGCCCCACCACCTCCTGCAGCACTGTTCGGCCCTTGTACATGATGGTCAAGTCCAGGGCCCCCAGGCTGGGCTCTTCGTGCAGACAGACCTGGGAGCACCTGGGACCAGCCGGGTGCTCACCTGCCATTGGGGTGCAGGCACCAGAGGAGGGTGTCGTGCCAAGCTCCACGTCTGGGAGCTGTCTGGGCTCTGGGACCAGGGGGGGCCCTGCAGCTAGAGAGAAAGGCCTAAGCTGGCACCTGgtctcccagctcctccctcttCCACAGGTCTCTGGCTCCTTTTCCCCATAATCTTGGCCTAGGGCAGTAGCCACAGGCCGGTGGCCACTCCCACTCCCTGGGAGGAGCTCTGGGCCTGACCTGAGGAGGATCAGCTATACTGGCCCACCTGTAGCCCGCACCATCCCTGCtgggcctccctctcccccaggccctgcctcctctctcccctgcctgcctctccccttgGCACAGAAGTCTGCAGGACAGAGCACCCCCCTCCAACACAGCCCCTTACCAGGAGCCTCTCGGGGGATCGGATCCGCCCCCAATACAGCTTTCAACAGATGGTCCTCCAGGGAGCTCTCCTGCAAAGCCTGGAGCAAGAGGTCCCCAGCGTGCTCACTTGGGTTTGCAGTGCAGGGCTCAGGGCTTAGCCAGGCCGGTTCATGCCCTGGCCTCTCACCAGTATGTGCTGCCTGGCATGGCCCAGGAAGCCCATCCTGCAGGGGAAGACAATGCCAGCTTAAAtaagcagcccccagccccagcaagaGCTGGCAGCCCTTGCTTGACCCAAGGTCCAGGAGGGCAGAATAGCCTTACCCTTGTGAGTGGGGCATCTTCAAGGGCTTTGTCCTCCCCCTGGTTAATGCCTGGGTCTTCTGAAGAAGAAAGGTTTGGAGAAACACTGGGACCTGACTCTGGAGTGGACTCCTGAGTGTGAACCCCTGGGCAGCTCCTCACAGCTGGAACGTGCACCTCTCCTTCACTAGTCCCAGTAAGCTCATCAGCTTCCTCCCAGTGATCCCCTGAGCAGTCCCCAGCAACCTGGCTCCAGCCTCTCCCACGCCAGTCTCTAAAACCAGAAATCTGATGCAGCACTGCTCCCAGGACAGAGCAAAGTCCCAAGGCCCTCCGAAGCACATTCCACTGCGCCCAGCCCATCCTCCTGCAGCCCTCCTGGGGCTTTCCTCACCTCTGCACCCCAGCTCAGGGCTGATCATGTACACCTTATGCGGGTCGGTAGGGTCAGCTGAGTTGTCTTGCAACATCACGAAGCGCCCAGTGCTGCGCAGGGCGCAGCGGAAGTTGGTTTTCCAGGAGGCTCGGAGCGCACCCTCGTTGGATGACCTGGCACCGCTGCTGCAGGGCGGCCACCTGCCGCGGGCCACGGCCCAGGCCTGGGGATTGAGAGGGAGTGGAGGACGTGGCCTGGATCCATGGATCTGGGACTGCCCTACCCCTACCCCCGGGTCCCCGGCGGGATTGCGGTCCCACCTTAAAGATGCGCGAATCTGCTTCACCCAGGTCCTTTCGCGCGAAGTGCTTCCAGGGCACGCGGAAGCGCGTTCGGGCAGCGTCCAGCCACCGTAGCCCCTCATAGCGGCCGCTGCTGACCTCGGCCAGAAGCCAGTCTCCGAAGAGCACGCGCGGGGCCCCACTGCAGACAGGGCAGCCGGGTTATCAGGGCGCGCGCAGGCCGCCGGGTGCGTGGGGTCTGCGCCGGGCAGGGCGGGGAGCTCTCACCTGTCCTGAGCCACGGCCATTGCTCCCTCTGCAGGGGCTGGGCGGGGAGGGGCCGGCGCACCCTCCGCGGCGAGTGTTGTCACGGGCGCAGAGTCAGGTACTACCGCAGGTGAGAAGAAGGTTGCGAGTGTGGCCAGATGTCACCGGTGTTGAGGATTACAGATGGGAATTGAGGGCTGATGGCCACGACGTTGCTCGAGTGTGAGTCCTGGCCAAAGCGGTGATAGGTGTGACTACAGATACGGCGAGCGCGCGCACGAGGGGCCACAGGTGTCGAGCCGGCGGCCGGGTAGGCCCTGCGGGGGCGCGACGGAACTGCCGCAGGAAAACGAAACCTCACGTTGCAGGAAAACAAAACCTAACCCACTGGGCCGCGGGGCTGGCAGacgcccctctcccttcccctctcgcCCACCCCGCAGGTCCTCAGCGACCGTGACCCCCGCATCCAGTTCCCCCAATTCTGGATCCGTGCCCCGCCGCCGTCACCCGCGCTGCCTGCCCCCTCCCGGCCACTGCTCCACGGAGCGAACGCGTGGTCCGACGCGGCCGTCACTGCCCCTCTGCTTCCGCGTGAGTCCCGAGTACCTGGCGCTGAAACGACCGGAGCACGAAATCGCATCTCCGAACACGCCAAAGCAAGCGCTTTTATGCTGGcgaggccgggggcggggccgggggcggggccgggggggggCCGGGCTGCGCGGAGCTCCAGGTGCAGCAGAGGAAGTCACGTGCTccggcgggcgggggcggggccgcagGGGGTCCTGGCGGCCCGCCTGCACAGCCGCTGCCGGGTCCAGCCGATGCTCTCCCTCACCCGGCGCTCTGGGGGACTGGGGCTCCCGCACCCGACGTGGTGGGACAGGCAGTGGGATAAGCTGGGGCTCCAGGAAGGAAACCCGCACTTCGCTGAGCAGACAAGTGGGTGATGAGGGTGCGGGGGAGGAGCGGCAGCTGTGTTCTTTGGGTTCTTACCAGTGAGAACTGCTCAGGCAAGGTACTCAAATACGGTCGagattaaaatatttggaaaggaaTTCGTAATGCCTTTTCATGAGGAAAAACGCCAGTGACCCTTGAGGGAGGGTGGTAGTCGGGGCGGAAGTCCTGCCTGAAGTCCGCTCGTGCGGAAGCCAGCGGAGGGGGCTCTGTCCCCAGTCCCTGGCCCTGGGTCCCCCCACTGCCTGCCTCGACCCTGTGCCGCACACCCGCCACCCCTGTGCCCGTGGCCTGAAGGCCACTGTCGCACTGGGTgggccacacccccacccccaacaccgcGGGTCACAGTCCAGGCACCTGGATTAGTGGGGCGCCACGGGGTGCTTACTGCCCACACTGTAGCCCACAGGCGTACGGCTGTGACCCACCGGAAGGTCCCCAGGACCTTGCTCTCCCAGATGAGTGTTCCCGAGGGTGGCCCCTGGCCAGGTGGCTCCTCATCCTCCCCCACGGGAAGAATCTCCGTGGTGGGTCTGGAGGTCAAGGTCCCCCCTCCTCGGCGGTGGTTAGACCAAGAGAGGAACTTCCTGGCCACCACCAGCTGCTACCAAGCCTGGGAAGCCCCGTGGCCCCGCGGGCACAGCAGGTGGTTTACGGGAAACAGCGCCGGGCGCTTTCGGCCGGCCGGACGCGACTCCGCCCCCGCTGCGCACCCGGCGTGTTCCCGGAGGACTCGCTGCCCGGCGCTGAGCGAATGGGCCTCGTCGCGACCACCCCCACCGGCAGCCGCTCGGGGAAGGCCCTACACACCGCCGCAGATCTAAAAATGTCACTTTATTCTGCGCAATGAGGGGACGGGGAGAAGGGCCAGGCTGACTCGGGTCCagagggggaggcggggaggccaCGCTAGAAGTAGATGGAGTCAGCGCCTGGCGGGTCCTCCGTACCCCTGCCCGGTCCTGCGTCCGAGCCCGCGTCGCCGCTGCCCTCGCTGCCTGAGTCGCCCGCGCCGTCTGCTTCCGAGGCGGGCTCGTTGAGGACCACCACGTCAGCCTCTGCCCCGATGTCCTCGCCAAACCACACGGCCTTGTAGCCACCTTCAGGGCGCCGCTCCTTGGTCAGGATGGACCTGACGGCTGCAGGGTCTTCCCCATCCCGGGCCGCTGCTGGGGACTCGGGGACATGATGgagggtggcagggctgggggacgTGGGCCCCGGGGTCACAGGCTCTGGGGTTGGGGGCCGGCCGGGTCTGGGTGAGGGGCTAGGGGCCGGTGCCCAGTTAGCCTCCTCGCTGACGAAAGCCTGGTTGTCAAAGCCTTGgggctggggctcctggggcagagggagccaGAGGTCAACCAAGCCTGCCCTGGCTTGGCCcagtcctcccctccccagagacaggacactagtccctccctgtgctctgcctctctctgcccccttcccaTCCTTTGGACTCCACCGCATCACTCCTCTCCTGGACTGACTCCTGGTTTCCATCCCGCAGCCTCTCCACTGCCCCCCAATCTGTTGCTCCGTCCTCTTGATGCCTATCTCGGCCTGCCTGTTCACTCTCCTCTGTCTCTCAGTTGGCCCTCTCCAGTCCTGTTCCCAACCCAGGGCCTCACCAGAGCTTTGCCAGAGCAGCACTTGAGTCGGTGGCCGTAGAGCTTGTGGACCAGGACCATGAGGGCGATCAGAGCCAGAAGGAGCAGCGCCCCCAGCACCCCACCCAGCGCCGCCATCTCCACTGCTGAGAAGCGCTGGTCCCCACTTGGCTTGTTTGTAgtgctgcctcctcctgccccagacgTCCCTGCTGACACCACCACTGCCCCTTTACTGCCACACCCCAGGCACGCCCGTGCCAACCTGTGGCAAGCTCGGGACCCCCTGAGAACAAGCAGGCCTGGTTCTGGGGAGTGGCACTTTTGATCCCCCACAAAGGAGCTGTGTGTTCCCCAGGAGCCCGATAGGCCAGGCTCCTGAAGGGGGCGGGGAGAAGGGGGTCAGAGGCCACCAGTTCCAGGTGGAAGGCAGGGGGTCCAGTATCACAGGAAGGGGTATGAGGGCCATGTGGGGCCATTGGGGTGAACGGCCCCAGAATTGAGGGGTTCACTGGATCCCAAATCTGGCCTCTGTCCCGCCCTCCACACGCCTTCCCTAGTTCACGTCCTGGGCTCCCCCAGGACCTGTCTGTCCCCCAGACCACAGCAGACCTCTCCTTGAGGTTTCATGGTCTGTATGGTCACACCAGGCCGACCTGGGGCGGACCCTGCCCTACACTGGCCACCTAGAGTCAGGTGGCATAAGGGTGACTCTAGGGCAAATAGAGGTGCTACCTGAGGACCAGGGGGTCCTGCTGGGCCCAGGGGACGTCAGCGGAGAGGTTCCTGGTTTCGAGGTCTGTGCTGAGCCCCCACTGGGTGAGGCTGGTGTTGGGGAGGGGCTGGTTCCCGCACTGGAGGGCCCCCCAGGCATGGAGGAGGCAGATGGCCTCAGAGTTGTGCCTGAGGAGGGGTACGGGCCAGGACCCCCTCCAGAGCTGGTCGTGGAGGGCCCCTGAGAGGGTGCAGGGGGCCCGGGGACTTCCAAAGTGGTGCTGCTTGAGGGTCTGGTCGTTCCGGCCATCTCTGGGGATGTGGGGGAGTCGGGGGGGCCTGGAGCCAGGGACAGGGCTCGGGCTTGCCACTGTCCCCAGCCAGAAGCCCTCCCTGCGCCAACCTGGGACCCCCGGGAGGCCTACCTGTGGGGGCGGGCTCCTGTTCTGAGACTTGAATCTCCACGACTGTAGTCGCTGTGCCTGAGGTCACTGTGTTCTTGGCCTCAACCTGGGCAGAAGAGGGCTTGTCCCTCTTGGGCCCCACCTTAACCCCCGCCCCTGGAGATActgcccacccctcacctctgCATAGAAGACGCCGGTGTGCACCAGCAAGGCGTTGGTCAGCACTGCCTCCCCGTCCATTCGGAAGTTGGAGTTGTTGGTGATTTGATACGTGATGGCCGAGTTGAGGTCCTGGACACGGCCCCAGTGAGTCCTGGGTCCAAGCTGCTTCCCAAACTCCCCGAAGCCACCCCCAGAGGAAGGCCAGGCAGACCCAGGGACACGACGGTGCCTACTGGAAACTCAGGGTCCTGGGCCCGGATCCTCAGAGGCTGGGAAGGGGCAGCTGCATCCTTGACGGCCACGCCCACCCCAGAACCACGCGCCACGGTGCCGCGGTACAGGCTCTCGGGGAAGCGGGGCAGGCTCCCGTTGGCATCTCGGGCCTCCACCATGACCTGGGTCACGGAGTACCGGCCGTGGTCTGCCTGCtcaccctgggggtgggggaggcagcagtGACCAGCAGGTCCTTCCAGGGGAGCCCTGCAGCCTGCGGCCCAAGAAGGGCCCCTGGAGACCTGGCCTTATGCAGGCACTCACCTTGACCACCAGAAGGAAGGTCTTGGGGCTGGGGACACTCTTGCTCATGGTGAGGTTGCCTGTGCTGGCATCAATGGAGAATGTGCCGTCCTCGTGTCCTGGGAGGATGGAGAGATGCTTGGGCCCCGGTACCCTCCGGAGGCCTGAAGTCCCAGGGCCCCAGCTGGCTCTGCCCACGTGGCCAGCCCCCTAGAGGGGAGAGAAGCTGGGGGGCTGGTGCTCACTCACCCTTCATGAAGCTGTAGACAATGGGCTGGCTGATGGCCCAGTCCCCGTCCACGGCGTAGATGGGCCCGGGCTGCAGGACAAGGGCGCCTGGCTGCGggattggggaggggagggaatgcCGTGGAGCTGGTGCCGTGGCCTCGGGCCCCTCCCGCACCCCTCCAGGAGGTCTGGAGTAGCCCTGATGGGCAGCCAGGGACACAGTCCAGTTGTCCGGCCCCACTGCCCACCACACCTTCGGACCAATTGCTAATGAGCCAGTTTGCCCAAAGTCATTTGATTGATCTGAATGACATGTGTCTACTTAAGAGGCAGCCATGTGGGATGGACAAAGCTCACATAGAGGTCTGGGCCCCTCGCACAGGGCAGGGGCCCTGGTGGCTGAACCAGACCCCACTCCTCAGGAGCCCCCTGATATCCAGCCCAGCTCCCTACCCATTCACGCGGTGTCCAGGGAGCACTGTCTGGCTCTGCCTGAGGACAGCTGGGCC is a genomic window of Camelus bactrianus isolate YW-2024 breed Bactrian camel chromosome 10, ASM4877302v1, whole genome shotgun sequence containing:
- the PHRF1 gene encoding PHD and RING finger domain-containing protein 1 isoform X2 → MDDDNLDELVGRSRGPDGHRRLSPAGPASDAEGSSEDRSGSSEDDTGSEHSDEDEEGDLEDGSGSEGSEEDGDDVDTFTTVTDTQGKLEADCAFNSDDDSESCPICLNTFRDQAVGTPENCTHYFCLDCILEWSKNANSCPVDRTTFKSICIRAQFGGKILKKIPVENAGAGEDEEEDPTFCEVCGRSDREDRLLLCDGCDAGYHMECLDPPLQEVPVNEWFCPECAVLGAAPATALGGVHVSLGVSFQDVDPVSEEEVSLLLADVVPTTSRLRPQAGRTRAIARTRQSERVRATVNRNRISTARGVQHVPRYLMSSLLDETIEAVAAGLSTAVYQCPMTPRAPARRRRKAGRRKKASGRRKTQPRSSVKSKNSGTRLKKRQGRGKKRKGKKIKCEATARTRLARTLGLRRPAHGACVPSVYKPADPSLGLMRADIGVASLSLFGDPYELDPFDSEEVPATPASPLSAKRRVLSQSALRSHQPVARPVSMGLSRRSAPAPVPQPEVHEDAVPDLLGSILSGQSLLMMNSADIIIHRDGSLSAKRAAPVSFQRNSVGPPGEGEDTGSGPCLQPRVTHSGSKPQSLGSRCPGKATPGTPPASPGPACVPAPASGAPVRLESLVTPQAGQAQNLSSVSRPGLKQSDDSRLNGDARRSMPLRSVSSKASGGRSDSPPGSVVPAQAPRPAPRRADIARLPRIPKIRRDESCGRREDKVPTGGQHVDIPSSCISRLTGREGPGQPSCGARVEGEPSSRGTQEPSTPSGGGPQPPALPGPSRGKGVGSTFESFRINIPGNTAHSSRLPSPGFCNTFRPVDSKAQRRESPSPLFAVRKTKQLKSEIYDPFNPTGSDSSSAGSSPERLGSSLLPSEITRTISVDSPRAPARLPVRCVTSYTVQTGFGKEPQPPQGPSGQPELQDKEEPTEGQGAATQVQGASPPEPWGDEDRPPRSSFFGSEGRTVTCVTVAEPDVPPSPNALHTTTHRVVELRSPTRSRSTSSSRSRKKTQRQQAASREHGRARSGSRSSHSGDRSSRSASPPAGEDPAKRHRPKVRSRRSSSDRSSSHERAKRKKAKDKSRERRRGTWGRGRRRSRSGSPGSSSYEHREGRRKKRRRSGSRSRGRECSPPSSLERSRRPRHPRERRDRPRERRGSRERRKRRSRSPSLEHRSREHRRPRSREKRPRPRPRSPERKLAPKEASPVPPVPEEPRPDREHLARPPASAGADALPEGVETDKGPPKAAPVPEALAECPLEDLDYGDSVEAGHLFEDFSSEAIFMQLDDMSSPPSPESTDSSPERGLLPKPAVPPTSQQHDASLAMATAAIRREVSLIHSEDATQLLPQTEGPQEKHLLPQDMAEATTVPSTLGGQAVGGAPVVKEEGPSQNPLLRAKALVKRVTWNLQEAESSAPAEDRGLRMPLHRPQKPREGVRETEDVGPMAAFQQAPFSESLPPGYVLPDSGFPDANPSQVYGPNLPPALALPLSIPPYAPVSQPTVQFILQGSLPLEGCGVAQSPAPVPAILTTASEPPGHAAATATTTANNSEERTAAPRPASEKAKNEEYMKKLHVQERAVEEVKLAIKPFYQKREVTKDEYKDILRKAVQKICHSKSGEINPVKVGNLVKAYVDKYRRMRRHRRAEASEEPPAPGPEG
- the PHRF1 gene encoding PHD and RING finger domain-containing protein 1 isoform X5: MDDDNLDELVGRSRGPDGHRRLSPAGPASDAEGSSEDRSGSSEDDTGSEHSDEDEEGDLEDGSGSEGSEEDGDDVDTFTTVTDTQGKLEADCAFNSDDDSESCPICLNTFRDQAVGTPENCTHYFCLDCILEWSKNANSCPVDRTTFKSICIRAQFGGKILKKIPVENAGAGEDEEEDPTFCEVCGRSDREDRLLLCDGCDAGYHMECLDPPLQEVPVNEWFCPECAVLGAAPATALGGVHVSLGVSFQDVDPVSEEEVSLLLADVVPTTSRLRPQAGRTRAIARTRQSERVRATVNRNRISTARGVQHVPRYLMSSLLDETIEAVAAGLSTAVYQCPMTPRAPARRRRKAGRRKKASGRRKTQPRSSVKSKNSGTRLKKRQGRGKKRKGKKIKCEATARTRLARTLGLRRPAHGACVPSVYKPADPSLGLMRADIGVASLSLFGDPYELDPFDRRSAPAPVPQPEVHEDAVPDLLGSILSGQSLLMMNSADIIIHRDGSLSAKRAAPVSFQRNSVGPPGEGEDTGSGPCLQPRVTHSGSKPQSLGSRCPGKATPGTPPASPGPACVPAPASGAPVRLESLVTPQAGQAQNLSSVSRPGLKQSDDSRLNGDARRSMPLRSVSSKASGGRSDSPPGSVVPAQAPRPAPRRADIARLPRIPKIRRDESCGRREDKVPTGGQHVDIPSSCISRLTGREGPGQPSCGARVEGEPSSRGTQEPSTPSGGGPQPPALPGPSRGKGVGSTFESFRINIPGNTAHSSRLPSPGFCNTFRPVDSKAQRRESPSPLFAVRKTKQLKSEIYDPFNPTGSDSSSAGSSPERLGSSLLPSEITRTISVDSPRAPARLPVRCVTSYTVQTGFGKEPQPPQGPSGQPELQDKEEPTEGQGAATQVQGASPPEPWGDEDRPPRSSFFGSEGRTVTCVTVAEPDVPPSPNALHTTTHRVVELRSPTRSRSTSSSRSRKKTQRQQAASREHGRARSGSRSSHSGDRSSRSASPPAGEDPAKRHRPKVRSRRSSSDRSSSHERAKRKKAKDKSRERRRGTWGRGRRRSRSGSPGSSSYEHREGRRKKRRRSGSRSRGRECSPPSSLERSRRPRHPRERRDRPRERRGSRERRKRRSRSPSLEHRSREHRRPRSREKRPRPRPRSPERKLAPKEASPVPPVPEEPRPDREHLARPPASAGADALPEGVETDKGPPKAAPVPEALAECPLEDLDYGDSVEAGHLFEDFSSEAIFMQLDDMSSPPSPESTDSSPERGLLPKPAVPPTSQQHDASLAMATAAIRREVSLIHSEDATQLLPQTEGPQEKHLLPQDMAEATTVPSTLGGQAVGGAPVVKEEGPSQNPLLRAKALVKRVTWNLQEAESSAPAEDRGLRMPLHRPQKPREGVRETEDVGPMAAFQQAPFSESLPPGYVLPDSGFPDANPSQVYGPNLPPALALPLSIPPYAPVSQPTVQFILQGSLPLEGCGVAQSPAPVPAILTTASEPPGHAAATATTTANNSEERTAAPRPASEKAKNEEYMKKLHVQERAVEEVKLAIKPFYQKREVTKDEYKDILRKAVQKICHSKSGEINPVKVGNLVKAYVDKYRRMRRHRRAEASEEPPAPGPEG